In Takifugu flavidus isolate HTHZ2018 chromosome 5, ASM371156v2, whole genome shotgun sequence, the following proteins share a genomic window:
- the LOC130526505 gene encoding noelin-like isoform X1, which yields MMFKGDFLSMDSDENLVNIFLLLLMTSHLTLVGPSVPEESWQIYSSAQDSDGRCVCTVVAPQQTVCSRDARTQQLKQLLKKVQNMSHSIDILDQRTKRDLKFVENMEFQLKNMENKFKEVEDDHESNSARQYKVFMKASWSFIFSQSIKAKMEELHPLIPVLESYKADTLLVKQFKEETANVTELLGMLQEQLGGLDYQELHSRVISLEDRLRACMQKLVCGKLTGIAEPVTIKSSGSRFGSWMMDPVAPSGDNRVWYMDGYHNNRFVREYQSIYDFMTTDNFTSHRLPHPWSGTGQVVYNGSIYYNKFQSHTIIKFEFSTSLISRSRQLEFAGYNNMYHYAWGGHSDIDLMVDERGLWAVYATNQNAGNIVLSQLNPSTLQIIRSWTTNHPKRSAGEAFMICGTLYVTNGYSGGTKVYYAYSTNSSTYEYIDIPLTNKYSHLSMLDYNPRDMALYAWNNGHQVLYNVTLYHIIQ from the exons ATGATGTTTAAAGGTGATTTTCTCTCAATGGATTCTGACGAAAATCTTGTGAATATTTTCCTTCTGctactgatgacatcacatctTACTCTG gTTGGCCCTTCAGTCCCTGAGGAAAGTTGGCAGATTTACAGTTCAGCTCAAGATTCTGATGGTCGCTGTGTTTGTACAGTGGTTGCCCCTCAGCAGACTGTTTGTTCCAGAGATGCTCGAACTCAACAACTGAAACAACTGCTTAAAAAG GTTCAGAATATGAGTCATTCCATTGATATTCTTGACCAAAGGACCAAAAGAGACCTGAAGTTTGTCGAAAATATGGAATTTCAGCTAAAGAATATGGAAAACAAATTCAAGGAGGTAGAAGATGACCATGAAAGCAACTCTGCCAGGCAGTACAAG GTTTTCATGAAAGCATCATGGTCATTTATATTTTCTCAGTCCATCAAAGCAAAAATGGAGGAGCTACATCCACTAATCCCTGTCCTGGAGTCATACAAGGCTGACACACTTCTGGTTAAACAATTTAAGGAGGAAACAGCAAATGTTACGGAGTTGCTTGGAATGCTGCAGGAACAACTTGGAGGTTTGGATTACCAAGAGCTTCATAGTCGAGTGATAAGTTTGGAAGACCGTTTGCGGGCCTGCATGCAGAAACTGG TTTGTGGGAAACTAACTGGTATAGCTGAGCCAGTCACTATCAAGTCATCTGGATCAAGGTTTGGATCATGGATGATGGATCCAGTTGCTCCATCAGGAGACAATAGA GTGTGGTACATGGATGGTTACCACAATAACCGATTTGTTAGAGAATATCAGTCAATCTATGATTTTATGACAACAGATAACTTTACCTCTCACCGccttccccacccctggtctggTACTGGTCAGGTAGTGTACAATGGATCCATTTATTACAATAAGTTTCAGAGTCACACAATcataaaatttgaatttagcaCATCGCTCATCAGCCGCTCTCGACAACTTGAATTTGCTGGCTACAACAACATGTATCATTACGCCTGGGGAGGACACTCAGACATTGACCTCATGGTGGATGAGAGAGGGCTTTGGGCTGTTTATGCCACTAATCAGAATGCTGGAAATATTGTACTAAGTCAGCTAAACCCAAGCACACTCCAGATAATCCGGAGCTGGACAACCAACCACCCCAAACGTAGTGCTGGTGAAGCCTTCATGATTTGTGGAACTCTTTATGTGACAAATGGATACTCTGGAGGAACCAAGGTCTATTATGCTTACTCCACCAACTCTTCCACCTATGAGTACATTGACATTCCTCTAACGAATAAATATAGCCACTTGTCTATGCTCGACTACAACCCAAGAGACATGGCACTGTATGCCTGGAACAATGGCCATCAAGTCCTTTATAATGTTACATTATACCACATCATACAGTAA
- the LOC130525994 gene encoding uncharacterized protein LOC130525994: protein MKNCRSYMRQKEMLSFLGLATYSRHFIPIYSEKSTPLRTMVNEQGMRDLTARLTWTTEGEKAFIALKQAFTTAAHLAVPDYKDTFFLDVSEGEHTANGVLFQKKGGNRKVLMYASIMLDPIENRQPPCVRHVAGVAKLLQKTAHLVMGYALTVLTTHSVVSLVSSAAFTMTSLRQTKMDKILTAPHITYTHEGINMAGFNTASGSPIKHEAEMRQLARALVEPAEVAVVKCKGHSKENSLEGKGNEAADQAATKAAGYKPSYSLLLVEKTVHEMLPRYDRERLSCDQEEASPHEKTDWKEKGGCES from the exons atgaagaactgcaggagttacaTGAGACA aaaggaaatgttgtcatttctgggtctcgcgacctatagtagacattttattcctatATATTCAGAAAAGTCTACACCCCTACgtacaatggtgaatgaacagggaatgcgtgatttgacagcccggctaacatggacaactgagggagagaaagcattcattgcACTTAAACAGGCATtcaccacagctgcacatttggcagttccagattataaggatactttctttttggatgtttctgaaggagaacatacagcaaatggtgttctctttcagaaaaaagggggtaacaggaaagtattaatgtatgcaagtataatgctggaccccattgaaaacaggcagccaccatgtgtaaggcatgtagcaggggtagcaaaacttttacaaaaaacagcacatttagtgatgggttatgctctgacagttcttacaacacatagtgtggtatcactggttagctcagcagcattcaccatgacctcacttagacagaccaagatggacaagattttaactgcaccacacataacatacacacatgaagggataaatatggcagggtttaacacagcatcaggctctcctataaaacatgaagcagagatgaggcaattgGCACGGGCACTCGTGGAgccagcggaggtcgcagttgtaaagtgcaaaggtcacagcaaggagaactctttagagggaaaaggtaatgaggcggcagatcaggcagcaacgaaggcagcaggttataaaccaagttacagtttgttgttggtagagaaaacggttcatgaaatgcttccaagatacgacagggaaagacttagttgtgatcaagaagaagcttctccacatgaaaaaactgattggaaggaaaaggggggctgtgaaagttga
- the LOC130526505 gene encoding noelin-like isoform X2, whose amino-acid sequence MMFKGDFLSMDSDENLVNIFLLLLMTSHLTLVGPSVPEESWQIYSSAQDSDGRCVCTVVAPQQTVCSRDARTQQLKQLLKKVQNMSHSIDILDQRTKRDLKFVENMEFQLKNMENKFKEVEDDHESNSARQYKSIKAKMEELHPLIPVLESYKADTLLVKQFKEETANVTELLGMLQEQLGGLDYQELHSRVISLEDRLRACMQKLVCGKLTGIAEPVTIKSSGSRFGSWMMDPVAPSGDNRVWYMDGYHNNRFVREYQSIYDFMTTDNFTSHRLPHPWSGTGQVVYNGSIYYNKFQSHTIIKFEFSTSLISRSRQLEFAGYNNMYHYAWGGHSDIDLMVDERGLWAVYATNQNAGNIVLSQLNPSTLQIIRSWTTNHPKRSAGEAFMICGTLYVTNGYSGGTKVYYAYSTNSSTYEYIDIPLTNKYSHLSMLDYNPRDMALYAWNNGHQVLYNVTLYHIIQ is encoded by the exons ATGATGTTTAAAGGTGATTTTCTCTCAATGGATTCTGACGAAAATCTTGTGAATATTTTCCTTCTGctactgatgacatcacatctTACTCTG gTTGGCCCTTCAGTCCCTGAGGAAAGTTGGCAGATTTACAGTTCAGCTCAAGATTCTGATGGTCGCTGTGTTTGTACAGTGGTTGCCCCTCAGCAGACTGTTTGTTCCAGAGATGCTCGAACTCAACAACTGAAACAACTGCTTAAAAAG GTTCAGAATATGAGTCATTCCATTGATATTCTTGACCAAAGGACCAAAAGAGACCTGAAGTTTGTCGAAAATATGGAATTTCAGCTAAAGAATATGGAAAACAAATTCAAGGAGGTAGAAGATGACCATGAAAGCAACTCTGCCAGGCAGTACAAG TCCATCAAAGCAAAAATGGAGGAGCTACATCCACTAATCCCTGTCCTGGAGTCATACAAGGCTGACACACTTCTGGTTAAACAATTTAAGGAGGAAACAGCAAATGTTACGGAGTTGCTTGGAATGCTGCAGGAACAACTTGGAGGTTTGGATTACCAAGAGCTTCATAGTCGAGTGATAAGTTTGGAAGACCGTTTGCGGGCCTGCATGCAGAAACTGG TTTGTGGGAAACTAACTGGTATAGCTGAGCCAGTCACTATCAAGTCATCTGGATCAAGGTTTGGATCATGGATGATGGATCCAGTTGCTCCATCAGGAGACAATAGA GTGTGGTACATGGATGGTTACCACAATAACCGATTTGTTAGAGAATATCAGTCAATCTATGATTTTATGACAACAGATAACTTTACCTCTCACCGccttccccacccctggtctggTACTGGTCAGGTAGTGTACAATGGATCCATTTATTACAATAAGTTTCAGAGTCACACAATcataaaatttgaatttagcaCATCGCTCATCAGCCGCTCTCGACAACTTGAATTTGCTGGCTACAACAACATGTATCATTACGCCTGGGGAGGACACTCAGACATTGACCTCATGGTGGATGAGAGAGGGCTTTGGGCTGTTTATGCCACTAATCAGAATGCTGGAAATATTGTACTAAGTCAGCTAAACCCAAGCACACTCCAGATAATCCGGAGCTGGACAACCAACCACCCCAAACGTAGTGCTGGTGAAGCCTTCATGATTTGTGGAACTCTTTATGTGACAAATGGATACTCTGGAGGAACCAAGGTCTATTATGCTTACTCCACCAACTCTTCCACCTATGAGTACATTGACATTCCTCTAACGAATAAATATAGCCACTTGTCTATGCTCGACTACAACCCAAGAGACATGGCACTGTATGCCTGGAACAATGGCCATCAAGTCCTTTATAATGTTACATTATACCACATCATACAGTAA
- the LOC130526505 gene encoding noelin-like isoform X3, whose translation MMFKGDFLSMDSDENLVNIFLLLLMTSHLTLVGPSVPEESWQIYSSAQDSDGRCVCTVVAPQQTVCSRDARTQQLKQLLKKVQNMSHSIDILDQRTKRDLKFVENMEFQLKNMENKFKEVEDDHESNSARQYKVFMKASWSFIFSQSIKAKMEELHPLIPVLESYKADTLLVKQFKEETANVTELLGMLQEQLGVCGKLTGIAEPVTIKSSGSRFGSWMMDPVAPSGDNRVWYMDGYHNNRFVREYQSIYDFMTTDNFTSHRLPHPWSGTGQVVYNGSIYYNKFQSHTIIKFEFSTSLISRSRQLEFAGYNNMYHYAWGGHSDIDLMVDERGLWAVYATNQNAGNIVLSQLNPSTLQIIRSWTTNHPKRSAGEAFMICGTLYVTNGYSGGTKVYYAYSTNSSTYEYIDIPLTNKYSHLSMLDYNPRDMALYAWNNGHQVLYNVTLYHIIQ comes from the exons ATGATGTTTAAAGGTGATTTTCTCTCAATGGATTCTGACGAAAATCTTGTGAATATTTTCCTTCTGctactgatgacatcacatctTACTCTG gTTGGCCCTTCAGTCCCTGAGGAAAGTTGGCAGATTTACAGTTCAGCTCAAGATTCTGATGGTCGCTGTGTTTGTACAGTGGTTGCCCCTCAGCAGACTGTTTGTTCCAGAGATGCTCGAACTCAACAACTGAAACAACTGCTTAAAAAG GTTCAGAATATGAGTCATTCCATTGATATTCTTGACCAAAGGACCAAAAGAGACCTGAAGTTTGTCGAAAATATGGAATTTCAGCTAAAGAATATGGAAAACAAATTCAAGGAGGTAGAAGATGACCATGAAAGCAACTCTGCCAGGCAGTACAAG GTTTTCATGAAAGCATCATGGTCATTTATATTTTCTCAGTCCATCAAAGCAAAAATGGAGGAGCTACATCCACTAATCCCTGTCCTGGAGTCATACAAGGCTGACACACTTCTGGTTAAACAATTTAAGGAGGAAACAGCAAATGTTACGGAGTTGCTTGGAATGCTGCAGGAACAACTTGGAG TTTGTGGGAAACTAACTGGTATAGCTGAGCCAGTCACTATCAAGTCATCTGGATCAAGGTTTGGATCATGGATGATGGATCCAGTTGCTCCATCAGGAGACAATAGA GTGTGGTACATGGATGGTTACCACAATAACCGATTTGTTAGAGAATATCAGTCAATCTATGATTTTATGACAACAGATAACTTTACCTCTCACCGccttccccacccctggtctggTACTGGTCAGGTAGTGTACAATGGATCCATTTATTACAATAAGTTTCAGAGTCACACAATcataaaatttgaatttagcaCATCGCTCATCAGCCGCTCTCGACAACTTGAATTTGCTGGCTACAACAACATGTATCATTACGCCTGGGGAGGACACTCAGACATTGACCTCATGGTGGATGAGAGAGGGCTTTGGGCTGTTTATGCCACTAATCAGAATGCTGGAAATATTGTACTAAGTCAGCTAAACCCAAGCACACTCCAGATAATCCGGAGCTGGACAACCAACCACCCCAAACGTAGTGCTGGTGAAGCCTTCATGATTTGTGGAACTCTTTATGTGACAAATGGATACTCTGGAGGAACCAAGGTCTATTATGCTTACTCCACCAACTCTTCCACCTATGAGTACATTGACATTCCTCTAACGAATAAATATAGCCACTTGTCTATGCTCGACTACAACCCAAGAGACATGGCACTGTATGCCTGGAACAATGGCCATCAAGTCCTTTATAATGTTACATTATACCACATCATACAGTAA